From Paenibacillus sp. GP183, one genomic window encodes:
- a CDS encoding glycosyl hydrolase family 18 protein encodes MARDHRTWGFDGVDIDWEYPVSGGLQSGSPDDKTNFTLLLQSMRSALESAGSADGKHYYLTIAAGAGPSYIQNTELSKIQKTVDWINLMSYDYHGGWETLSNNNAPLHFDPNDKSTDASSYYVEASVKYFKKAGVPASKLVLGLPFYGRGWGGCPSINNGLYQTCSGASSQGTWEAGIFDFSDLQANYINKNGYTRYWNSNAGVPYLYNPSNGVYISYDDAQSIGLKDNYVKTKGLAGVMFWDLSSDRNKILETQIVSDLGNP; translated from the coding sequence ATTGCTAGGGATCATCGTACATGGGGTTTCGACGGTGTCGATATTGACTGGGAATACCCGGTTAGCGGGGGACTGCAGTCTGGATCACCCGATGATAAAACAAACTTCACCTTGCTGTTGCAATCAATGCGAAGCGCGCTTGAATCGGCAGGTTCGGCAGATGGCAAGCATTATTATTTGACCATTGCGGCCGGTGCAGGACCGAGCTATATCCAAAATACGGAATTAAGCAAAATTCAAAAAACCGTTGATTGGATCAATTTGATGTCCTACGATTATCATGGCGGTTGGGAGACTTTAAGTAACAACAACGCACCGCTTCATTTTGATCCGAATGACAAGTCGACAGACGCTTCATCCTACTATGTAGAAGCATCCGTGAAGTATTTCAAGAAGGCTGGAGTACCCGCAAGCAAATTGGTATTGGGACTTCCTTTCTATGGACGCGGGTGGGGAGGATGTCCATCAATCAATAACGGACTATACCAGACATGCTCAGGAGCATCCTCTCAAGGAACTTGGGAGGCCGGGATATTTGACTTCTCCGACCTCCAAGCGAATTATATCAACAAAAACGGGTATACGAGGTATTGGAACAGTAATGCGGGTGTTCCTTATCTATATAATCCAAGCAATGGAGTGTATATCAGCTATGATGATGCACAATCCATCGGTCTAAAAGATAATTACGTGAAAACTAAAGGATTGGCTGGAGT